Genomic window (Funiculus sociatus GB2-C1):
GCTTGGGAATATCAATTACAAATGTCCGATCAGCTCAATTAACAAAGAAAGAGTAATGACAAATATCACAGCAACAACACCAGACGCAATACTGAATATTCCTAAACGGGGAATGCCAGTAACGATTATTACAGGCTTCTTGGGTAGTGGAAAGACAACGCTGCTAAACCATATTTTACAAAATCGCCAAGACTTGAAGGTGGCAGTTTTAGTGAATGAGTTTGGCGATATTAATATTGACAGCCAGTTGTTGATTTCGGTTGATGAAACCATGATGGAATTAACTAATGGCTGTATTTGCTGCACGATTAACGATGGATTACTCGATGCAGTTCACAAGGTGATGGAAAGAAGCGATCGCATCGACTACTTAATTGTTGAAACAACCGGAGTCGCCGATCCATTACCGATTGCCTTAACCTTTATTAGTACAGATTTGCGGGATTTAACCAGGATTGATTCTATCTTAACTTTGGTGGATGTTGAAACCTTTACACCGGTGCATTTTGAAAGCGATGCCGCCCTCAATCAAGTTTCTTATGGGGACATCATTCTGCTAAATAAAACCGATTTGGTTCCAGAAGAGAAAGTCAAGGAATTAGAAGAATACATTCGCACAGTGAAAGTAGGCGCGAGAGTTTTGCGAACCTCCTACGGACAAGTTCCTCTGCCACTAATTTTAGATGTGGGATTTTCCCAAGCGGAATCTTATGCAGCTAAAGAGGAATCCAGCCACCATCATCATCACCACGATCATCATCACGATCATTCCCACCACTTAGAAAATGATGGTTTCATGTCATTTTCTTTTCAAAGCGATCGCCCTTTCCTCTTAGAGAAATTTCAATACCTTTTAACTGACCAATTGCCCGATGATGTCTTTCGCGCCAAAGGGTTACTCTGGTTTAAGGAAAGCAGTTTACGTCACATCTTCCAACTGTGCGGCAAACGAATTGAGTTGAAAACTGATAAGTGGTCTTCTCAGAAAAGCAATCA
Coding sequences:
- a CDS encoding CobW family GTP-binding protein, with the protein product MTNITATTPDAILNIPKRGMPVTIITGFLGSGKTTLLNHILQNRQDLKVAVLVNEFGDINIDSQLLISVDETMMELTNGCICCTINDGLLDAVHKVMERSDRIDYLIVETTGVADPLPIALTFISTDLRDLTRIDSILTLVDVETFTPVHFESDAALNQVSYGDIILLNKTDLVPEEKVKELEEYIRTVKVGARVLRTSYGQVPLPLILDVGFSQAESYAAKEESSHHHHHHDHHHDHSHHLENDGFMSFSFQSDRPFLLEKFQYLLTDQLPDDVFRAKGLLWFKESSLRHIFQLCGKRIELKTDKWSSQKSNQLVFIGRNLNIAQIQQQLKNCLE